TCCAATGTCTCGGTGCAAGAAATGAAAAACGCGGTTGCTCGAGATTCTGTTGTTATAAAACTCTGCTCCAAGCAATCGAATTACGTAGGCAGGGAAAGGAAGTCAACATTTTATACACCGACCTTATGTTTTACGAACGGGGCGCGGAGGAATTATATTATGAGGCATGCCTCGAAGGCGTGCGCTTTTTTGAATATGACAAGATCATTGAGTTTCAAAATAACCGTCTCGTTTTTAACTCCGTTCTTGACGGGCTGATTTCATTGGAAACGGATCTCGTTGTTGAAGTTGATATTCTTGTCCCCGGTGATTCGATCGCGGATCTCCGCACAATTTTGAAGGTTCCGACAGACGAAGAGGGATTTTTTCTGGAAAAACATCCAAAACTCGCTCCAGTTGAATTTGCAACCGAAGGAATCTTCGTTGCCGGTTGTGCCCAATACCCGAAGAATCTCGGCGAAGCGATGATCCAGGGTTCCGCGGTCGCGGCGAAAGCCGCTGCCATACTCTCGAAAAAGAAAATTCTGACGTCTCCGATGATCTGTGTTGTAGATGAGAATAGATGCAGGGGATGTGGTGAGTGCGAAGCAATCTGCAAATTCGGGGCCGCCCGACTGATCACCGAAGGGTCGATTAGAAAATCAAAAATCAACGGGACGATTTGCAAAGGCTGTGGCACATGCGCAGCTTCCTGCCCCACCAACGCAATTGATGTCAAGGGTTTTTCGCACGATCATATGAAAAGGATGATCACCGCATTGCTAGGAGGATGCGAATGACCTGGCTTCCAAAAATCATCGCATTCTGCTGCAATTGGTGCGCGTATGCGGGTGCGGACACAGCAGGTCTGTCGAGATTTCAATATCCTCCGAGTATCAGCATCCTCCGCGTCATGTGCACAGGTCGGATTGAACCGTCAATGATTCTCAAGTGCTTTGAGCAAGGTGCCGATGGTGTCATGGTTCTGGGATGTCATCCAGGTGATTGTCATTACATTTCTGGCAATGAATGCGCAAGAAGCAGAATTGAAACGACCTTGGAGATTATGGAGATTCTTGGCATTGATAAAAGAAGGCTGTTATTGAAATGGATATCTGCATCTGAAGGTGCTCTTTTTGCTGAGACAGCAAAGGATTTCACAGAGACGATACGATCGCTCGGTCCTTTCAGGGGTGAATCTCAAGATGATCAGAGATAAAATTGAAGAATATGGGATAAGACAATGTATCGATTGCGGAAAGTGTTCGTGGGCTTGTCCAGTATCCCACCGCCAAAACGATTTTTCGCCGCGAACGGTCGTTGAACATCTCCTGCTTTACGATGAGCATCTGTCAAGCAGAGAGATGTGGGATTGCGTCACGTGCGGGACATGTAGTGCTCTCTGTAACTCTCGTGTTAAATTCCATGAAATCATGAGAACGATCAGAAAACTGTCTGTCGAGCGCGCATCGCCGATGATGACCCACGGTGATACATTCGACCTCATCGCACGCCTTTCTTCAAAGCCTTATCTCCACCCAAAAACATCGAGCTGGTTGACTTCTGATTTAAGGATAAGCAAAAACTCGAAAGTATTGTTATTCGTCGGCTGCACGCCTTATTTAAATATCATTTTCAAACACCTCAATATCGATTTCCTTCAAATCCCGAGAGCTGCGGTGAAGCTCCTTAATGCGATGGGAATCGAGCCGAATGTCTTGGAGTCGGAAAGGTGTTGTGGACACGATCAGTACTGGCTTGGGGATGACGAGTTATTTCTCCAGCTCGCCGAATTGAATTTGAAAGCGATTGGATCATCAGGCGCAGAAGAGGTCATCGCATTCTGCCCAGAGTGTTACTCGACGCTCAAGTTCGTTTATCCTCAGTTCTTCGGTCCGCTCGATTTCGAGGTCAAGAATCTGACCGCGATGATGGGCGACGCAGTTGCTGGCGGAATTCTCACTTTGAAGAAAGATAACACTTTGTCGACAACTTTTCACGATCCTTGCAGGTTAGCTAAGCATTCAAATATTATCGACGAACCGAGAAAGATCTTGCACTCGATCAGCAATTTTTTCGAAATGCCAAGGTCTGGGCATACCAGTGTGTGTTGCGGCGTCGCATCTTGGGTGAACTGTGACTCATGGACAAAATATTGGCAGCTTGAGAGAATTGAGGAGGCGAGAGCAACCGGAGCCGGAACACTCGTTACGGCCTGCCCGAAATGTCTAGCGCATCTTTCTTGCGCTCAGTATGAAAAGAACAACTATGACGAATCCTATCGCTTTGACATCGTTGATATCCACGTGCTTGCGGCCTCCCGGATGTCGTCAAACGAGCGAGGTAAAGCGGAGCTGCAAGACTCAAAGCGAGAAAAGTTGAATTAGATTGGAATTCTCTCTCGACTTTGATATTATGATGCCTAGGGGCTCTTTGTTCTCTCGCGCGTTGCGAGAATCGCCTTCAGCATTTGAGGCTTGGTCTTCAATAACTCTGAACATCAGAGTGTTGGTTCGTGAAGGTAAATCTCGGAGGTATGAATAGAGGGAAAAGTAATGATCGGTCTCTTCATCTGTCATTGCGGAACAAATATCGCCGGTGTTGTTGACATAGAATCGCTGAAGAAACATTTCTCCTCCGAGAACACCTACGTGGTGGATCATCTTTTTCTTTGCTCGAAAGCTGGCCAGGAGATGATTATCAACGCAGCGAGGGAAAATCATCTCGAGAGGGTCGTCATCGCCGCCTGTTCGCCAAAGCATCACGGCGAGATTTTCAGGGAATGTGTTGGTCAGGTCATCAACCCCTATCTCTGGGAAATGGTCAATATCAGAGAACAATGCGCTTGGACAACGAGTGATCGAAGTCTTGCGACTGAGAAAGCGAAAGCGCTCATCCACGGTGCAATTAAAAGGGTGAAATTTCATGAGCCGATTGCCTCCATCAGAGTGCCTCTTAAAAGGAGCGTCGCTGTGATTGGAGCGGGCATCGCGGGGATTCATGCGGCCCTCGAACTCGCGGATAAGGGCATCGATGTTGAGCTCATCGAAAAGGAACCTGTCATCGGCGGGAATATGGTTAAACTTAACCGCACTTTTCCAACGGACGACTGCGCGATGTGTACGATCTCGCCGATTTTAAACAGGGTGTTGGCGCATCGAAAAATCAGATTGTGGACGATGACAGATGTGGAGGAGGTGCGCGGTCGGCCTGGTGAGTATCGTATTCGATTGAAAAAGAGAGCGAGATTCGTCGATTACGACAGGTGCACGGGCTGTGGCAACTGTTCGAAAGGAAATCTTGAAGCCAGGTGGCCTCCCATCACGGAACCGTATATGGTTGATCGAATTCGCATCGACCTCGAAAAATGCACCGGTTGCGGCGCTTGTGTGAAAAAATGCAGGACGTATGCGCTCATCCAACCAGCACCGAAGGAAAAACCGAAGTATGATACCTTGAAATGTGTCGGATGCTGGGATTGCGTCAGAGCGTGTCGGTTTGGCGCCATATCAATCATCAATGTCTGTCCTGTGGTCATTCCAAATGAATTCGATTTTGGTCTTGGTTTGAGAAAAGCAATTTACATACCGAATGCCCAATCCGTCCCTTTGAAGTATCTGCGCGACGCGGATCACTGCCTGAGATTGAAGGGATTGATGGACTGCAGGGGTTGCATCGAGGTCTGCGGACCCGGGGCAATTCTCGATGAGGATACGGAACAGGTTTTTGAAATCACTGTAGGGGCGGTCATTGTTGCAACGGGATACAGGGAGTATGATCTGAGCGGGAGCGAGTACCGAACCGAACATCCAAATGTCATCACGGGGTTGCAACTCGAGCGAATGCTGAGTCCCGCGGGACCGACGCAGGGCAAGTTGGTGAAGCCCAGCGATGGAACGGCGCCAAAGAGTGTGACGTTCGTACAATGCGCTGGATCGAGGGATATGAAACGAAGAGAGTACTGCTCGAAAATCTGTTGCATGTATGCGGTGAAGAATGCGAGCCTCATTAAGAGAGATCATCCCGAAATCGACGTGAAAGTCTGCTACATCGATCTTCGAGCTTCTGGCAGAGGATATGAGGAATACTTCGACAGAGCGAGGGAGATCGGTGTTGAGTTTATACGTGGGAACGTTGGCGAGATCGTTCCAATCGGCCATCAGCTGGTCGTCAAGTGTGAAGATACCTTCCTCGGTCGGCCACGTGAGATCGTTAGTGATCTCGTTGTGCTTTCAGTTGCAATGGAACCCTCTGAAGGTACGCAGCAGATTGCGAAGATCGCTTCGCTGGTCACAGGGAAGGATGGTTTTATCGCGCCAGTTCACGTGAAAATCGCACCTGTTGACACCGCACTGTCTGGTATTTTCGTTTGTGGAACAGCCGAAGCCCCGAAGCCGATACAGGAATGCATCACTGACGCTGGCACCGCTGCATCTCGAACTTCAAGCTTCCTAAAGGAAGATGAACTTATCGTTG
This region of Methanomassiliicoccales archaeon genomic DNA includes:
- a CDS encoding hydrogenase iron-sulfur subunit; protein product: MRMTWLPKIIAFCCNWCAYAGADTAGLSRFQYPPSISILRVMCTGRIEPSMILKCFEQGADGVMVLGCHPGDCHYISGNECARSRIETTLEIMEILGIDKRRLLLKWISASEGALFAETAKDFTETIRSLGPFRGESQDDQR
- a CDS encoding (Fe-S)-binding protein, whose product is MIRDKIEEYGIRQCIDCGKCSWACPVSHRQNDFSPRTVVEHLLLYDEHLSSREMWDCVTCGTCSALCNSRVKFHEIMRTIRKLSVERASPMMTHGDTFDLIARLSSKPYLHPKTSSWLTSDLRISKNSKVLLFVGCTPYLNIIFKHLNIDFLQIPRAAVKLLNAMGIEPNVLESERCCGHDQYWLGDDELFLQLAELNLKAIGSSGAEEVIAFCPECYSTLKFVYPQFFGPLDFEVKNLTAMMGDAVAGGILTLKKDNTLSTTFHDPCRLAKHSNIIDEPRKILHSISNFFEMPRSGHTSVCCGVASWVNCDSWTKYWQLERIEEARATGAGTLVTACPKCLAHLSCAQYEKNNYDESYRFDIVDIHVLAASRMSSNERGKAELQDSKREKLN
- a CDS encoding hydrogenase iron-sulfur subunit, translated to MIGLFICHCGTNIAGVVDIESLKKHFSSENTYVVDHLFLCSKAGQEMIINAARENHLERVVIAACSPKHHGEIFRECVGQVINPYLWEMVNIREQCAWTTSDRSLATEKAKALIHGAIKRVKFHEPIASIRVPLKRSVAVIGAGIAGIHAALELADKGIDVELIEKEPVIGGNMVKLNRTFPTDDCAMCTISPILNRVLAHRKIRLWTMTDVEEVRGRPGEYRIRLKKRARFVDYDRCTGCGNCSKGNLEARWPPITEPYMVDRIRIDLEKCTGCGACVKKCRTYALIQPAPKEKPKYDTLKCVGCWDCVRACRFGAISIINVCPVVIPNEFDFGLGLRKAIYIPNAQSVPLKYLRDADHCLRLKGLMDCRGCIEVCGPGAILDEDTEQVFEITVGAVIVATGYREYDLSGSEYRTEHPNVITGLQLERMLSPAGPTQGKLVKPSDGTAPKSVTFVQCAGSRDMKRREYCSKICCMYAVKNASLIKRDHPEIDVKVCYIDLRASGRGYEEYFDRAREIGVEFIRGNVGEIVPIGHQLVVKCEDTFLGRPREIVSDLVVLSVAMEPSEGTQQIAKIASLVTGKDGFIAPVHVKIAPVDTALSGIFVCGTAEAPKPIQECITDAGTAASRTSSFLKEDELIVDLITAVIDQARCIRCGKCAEICSYDAIKKDEGKYEVIEIACKACGKCAADCPSNAIDLRFNNDLQLESAAAGIIEYDIDSIIAYACEQCGYNAADLAGAAKYHYSTAIKVVKVPCSGRISLAQMLLPFEYGAKGVMIAACLDGQCHFIDGNRHAAKRVEMAKRALDFMGIGSHRLQFFNISSSEGGKFVEAVEKILKDTEET